The proteins below come from a single Miscanthus floridulus cultivar M001 chromosome 1, ASM1932011v1, whole genome shotgun sequence genomic window:
- the LOC136480748 gene encoding uncharacterized protein: MLMLASVLAAAAASPLLTSRRWGPLVASHPRANPPPPALGLRAPASPLRASVPRDSRAGAAVPRAPCAAAALGGGVKAEAREREAADWDVLKRVALLALGCCAAAAALGCGAARAAAEDSIKASGFGMRVAESLRRLGWPDDAVVFALATLPVIELRGAIPVGYWLRLHPVRLTILSVLGNMVPVPFIILYLKKLATFLSQKSASATRIMDLLFERARRKAAPVEEFQWLGLMLFVAVPFPGTGAWTGAFIASVLGMPFWSGFTANFVGVVLAGLLVNLLMNLGLKYAIITGVVLFFVSTIMWSVLRSLKKSLNGK, translated from the exons ATGCTCATGTTGGCCTCAGTTCTCGCGGCTGCGGCGGCCTCGCCGCTACTGACGTCACGGAGATGGGGCCCTCTTGTCGCATCACATCCACGGGCGAACCCGCCGCCTCCCGCGCTGGGCCTGCGGGCGCCCGCTTCTCCTCTCCGGGCCTCCGTTCCCCGCGATTCTCGTGCTGGAGCCGCCGTCCCGAGGGCTCCGTGTGCGGCGGCGGCATTAGGTGGTGGTGTGAAGGCGGAGGCCAGGGAGCGGGAGGCGGCCGATTGGGATGTTCTGAAGCGGGTGGCGCTGCTCGCGCTTGGCTGCTGCGCTGCAGCCGCCGCGCTCGgctgcggcgcggcgcgggcagcGGCGGAGGACTCGATCAAGGCGTCAGGGTTCGGGATGCGGGTGGCGGAGTCGCTGCGGAGGCTCGGATGGCCCGACGATGCCGTCGTGTTCGCACTCGCGACGCTGCCGGTGATCGAGCTGCGGGGGGCGATCCCCGTTGGGTACTGGTTGCGGCTCCATCCCGTCCGCCTCACCATCCTATCCGTTCTTGG GAACATGGTGCCTGTACCATTTATCATCCTCTACCTGAAAAAACTTGCGACATTTCTGTCTCAGAAAAGCGCATCTGCAACCCGAATTATGGACCTCCTCTTTGAGCGGGCACGACGGAAGGCTGCTCCTGTTGAGGAATTCCAATGGCTCGGCTTGATGTTGTTTGTTGCCGTTCCATTCCCAGGCACAGGAGCATGGACAGGGGCCTTCATTGCATCTGTTTTAGGCATGCCATTTTGGTCAGGTTTTACAGCAAATTTTGTGGGAGTTGTCCTTGCAGGGCTGCTGGTGAACTTGCTTATGAATCTTGGCCTGAAATATGCAATTATTACTGGAGTAGTTTTGTTCTTTGTTTCAACTATAATGTGGAGTGTTCTTCGTTCCCTAAAGAAGTCTCTGAATGGCAAATGA
- the LOC136480843 gene encoding thioredoxin H2-2-like, with protein MGSFLSSLVTPPPAADDPNCAVVAAHSKATYDEQWAAHKSSSKLMVIDFSASWCGPCRFIEPAFKELASRFSDAIFVKIDVDELAEVARTWKVEAMPTFVLVKDGKEVSRVIGAKKDELERKIQMFTSSSSS; from the exons ATGGGCTCCTTCCTCTCGAGCTTAGTGACGCCTCCTCCGGCCGCCGACGACCCGAACTGCGCCGTGGTGGCCGCCCACTCCAAGGCCACCTACGACGAGCAGTGGGCGGCCCACAAGAGCAGCTCCAAGCTG ATGGTGATCGACTTCTCGGCGTCCTGGTGCGGGCCCTGCCGCTTCATCGAGCCGGCCTTCAAGGAACTGGCCTCCCGCTTCTCCGACGCCATCTTCGTCAAGATCGACGTCGACGAGCTCGCG GAGGTCGCAAGGACATGGAAGGTAGAGGCGATGCCAACGTTCGTCCTAGTGAAGGATGGGAAGGAGGTAAGCCGTGTGATTGGGGCCAAGAAGGACGAGCTTGAGAGGAAGATCCAGATGTTCACGTCATCTTCCTCATCCTAA